In the Caloenas nicobarica isolate bCalNic1 chromosome 10, bCalNic1.hap1, whole genome shotgun sequence genome, CCCCATCTCCCTGGAGCAGCACAACCCCACCCTGCTTCCTTCAAGCCACTCCAGGATTCAGATATTGAAGCTCATTAGAAGAGCTTGTCTCGACCAGTATCAGGACTGGTCTCCAAAGAAGATCCTCAGCTCAGAGGACTGTGACCCAGAAGCAGTAATACAGAGTGATCTCATTCAGAGGTTGCTGTGAGGCAGTTGCCTTGGGAATGTAATTCTAGACAAAATCACATTAACATTGTTAATGGAATGAGGCTATAACCCCAACTAGACCAGGGAGTTCACTTGCTTTAGGAAGTATTTACCAGATTGCTGGAGTCTCCTGCAAACCTGAACGCATCTACTGCAAACTGAAGCACATCTGGCCTGGGCCTTGGGGATATAAAAGTTGAGCTGGCATCATCCAGTTGCCCATCCACCAAGCACCTAGACACAAAAGCAAGGGCCAGGATGATCCCACTGTCAGAGATATCCATCACCTGCAGAAAGGTACCTCTAAACAAGGGCACAGCCAGCTCTtacccactgaagtcaatgaagGCATACTGGAGAGAAGAGCTCCTGCCTGGGGTTGGGGTGGCCACACAGTTGTCCACAAAAAGCCTCAGAGGTGCATGGTTCTCTGTGTTGACACCAGCTTGGAAGTGGAGGACCTCTCCCAGTTGAAACACGGTGGAGACTCTCTCAGCACTCCAGTCATCTGGAAGGAGAGAGGTCACCAGGCAGCAGCTTGTGCTTCGCTGCTTCCACCCAAGGAAACCCCAATGGGCACAAAGCCCTGGGTACTCACCAAAACTCTACCCAACCCCAGCCGCTCCAGAAGCACTGGGGTGATAACAGCACCAGCTGTGCCACCCAGCAGAAGCATGGCCAGCCCGGAGTGCCGTGCCCCAGAGGAGACCCTCACCCAAAACCTACCACTCATGAGGCGCAGGGAGAAGGGTAGCTTCTCCTCAGAGGCCAGGGTGGAATGGAAGGGCATCCATGTGGGATTGACACCATTACTGCTCACATTGGCCCTCCTGGGGAAGACATGCCCATGGTTAAATGCTCCGGGGCAGCAGAAGGGCTTGCTTGGTACCCGCCTGCATCAGCTCACCTTGGGTAGTGGCACTCGATAGGGACCACGGCAGGGCTGGTGCGGATGATGACGGGGTTGCCAGCAGGAACCGGATTGTAGTTCAAGCTCGTGCTGTAGACCAGAGCATCAGGAGTCACCTGGGGAAAGACAAGACACATTATCCAGTCACGAAGAGCCCTGTTCCTcagcaacacacacacagagcagcacacTTAAGCCCAGAGACTCAGAGCTGAGGTGTTTCTTCTGGTCATCAGCCAGTGGCATTTGCACCAGAGGGAGATTAAGTGGGACTCGTGCTACTGCAGGGATGCCCTGGGCACCTGCTCACCCTCACAGCCCAAATCCTCTCCTAGGGGAGAGACACAGCTTCAGATTTGAAGTTTTCCATGAAGTAGCTTTGTGCTACACTCCAGCAGCACCAGATGCCTGCTGAGGTGGCTCCCAGCACCGGCTTAACTGGGCTCCACCCTGGAGATAGCAGCTTAAATAGTTTCGGAAGCTTCAGACACATCTATATTCACCAGGAAACAGCTAATTTCCCTGCCCGTTGCACACCCTTCCCTGCACACACATCCCCAGAGAAGACAGCCCAGCTTCTGCTGCCCTTCAAAAGCAGACTGAGATGTTCAGCCACTAGGAAAGGCTTTAGAACATTTCCCCAAGCCCGAATACACCACAGCCCCCTGCCGGCCTCAGCACCCCAAGACAGAGCCCCCCAGCCTCACCCTGAGGGTGCTGCCGCACTCGTGCAGCCCGGCCACGAAGGTCACGGCGGTGTGGGCAGAGGCCTGGGCcgcgggcaggcaggcagccgAGCCCAGGGTCAGCTCCACAGCCCTGACCAGCCGTCCCGTGCCAAAGAGGTCCCTGCGCACCGTGACCACCAGCTGCGCCTCCTGGCACCGCACGGCCACGGGGTGCAGAGGGGCGGCATCCCGGAGCTGGGAGATGTCCACCCATGCCCagggggagggctgggggaaggCACGGGGCCGCCCCACGTCCCTTCCGTACCCCCGGAGCTCTGCCTCCCCAAAAATCCAGCAGAAAAGAGCAAACCCCAGGCTGCTTCCAGGCCTCATCCTGCCCACCAGGGTCCAGCAcaaggagcagctcctgcccaggggccTTTTATAGCCCACACCTCCCACAGCCGCTGCCACCCCAGGGGATGCTCTGGTCCTCAGGGCAACTGGCAACACCTGTGAGCACTCAGTTCCCTGCTCTAATTAACTAATTAAGTGCTGGATGGGGTCCCTCGCTCGCAGGAGAGGTGTTGAGTTTGCTGTGCAGCCAATTGCAGTTTCCTCCCTTGCTTTTTTGGTAGCGACCAGCTCTGTAAGATCCATAGAGATGTGTCCCACCTCCAGACCATGGGGTCCTTCTGCTCGAGGTCTGTGGGGGACGGTGCGGGGGGTGACGCTTTCAGACCCTCTCCGTGCCCAGCGTGGGTCTTGAGAGCCTCAGGACCCTGGGTCAGCTCTAGGGAGAGGAAACCACCCAGTCAGGGTAAtatctttataaaataaatggcaCCCTGGGGATTCTCCAGTGCCTGACGCAGGGCTGTGCGCGGGGAGCAGCCCCTACAGCCAGAGGAGAGCAGACCCCATTGCAAGGATTAGGGTTTATCTGACGGgatttttaattgctgtttacAATCTACAAGTGGGATATTTTTAATCAAGGAAATTCTCCCGTGACATCAGGAT is a window encoding:
- the LOC135992784 gene encoding zona pellucida sperm-binding protein 3-like, which gives rise to MRPGSSLGFALFCWIFGEAELRGYGRDVGRPRAFPQPSPWAWVDISQLRDAAPLHPVAVRCQEAQLVVTVRRDLFGTGRLVRAVELTLGSAACLPAAQASAHTAVTFVAGLHECGSTLRVTPDALVYSTSLNYNPVPAGNPVIIRTSPAVVPIECHYPRRANVSSNGVNPTWMPFHSTLASEEKLPFSLRLMSDDWSAERVSTVFQLGEVLHFQAGVNTENHAPLRLFVDNCVATPTPGRSSSLQYAFIDFSGCLVDGQLDDASSTFISPRPRPDVLQFAVDAFRFAGDSSNLIYITCHLKVSPADRDPDPLNKACSFNKASNLWDPVEGTQDICSCCEMRSCGFAGPSRRLHAPSRWQGGRVRREQPSELDPLVREADVVVGPLFIHSWQDHPVKRTPPQDAGHLWTLLELAAVAAGLVMVILAVVGALSACQKPSNPL